A single window of Aquarana catesbeiana isolate 2022-GZ linkage group LG10, ASM4218655v1, whole genome shotgun sequence DNA harbors:
- the FBLIM1 gene encoding LOW QUALITY PROTEIN: filamin-binding LIM protein 1 (The sequence of the model RefSeq protein was modified relative to this genomic sequence to represent the inferred CDS: deleted 2 bases in 2 codons): protein MEIRSEVTEEASVRGQTQQKMSGKRMVSSVTITLAPPWRAEISQKDQTNHQSARSEPRRTDSPPATPPDLERPPEESWSDQEELQNGGLPSFTPTFLDEIPPEDDCLSPDLLPPPPPPPVHTKTPIRFPDPSPPPLPPPDSLSLELEKLELAFPCPIQKAVTPPAPAPVKPQFLPTTTQQRREEPVPGKQNGYSGRPESSETCAFCHKAILPTAAAIEAMKKQYHASCFTCRKCHRLLAGQLYYQKDGRPICEHCYKDTLEKCATCQTLIMQHIVRAMGNSYHPECFRCVVCHRTIADESFAVDEYNDVHCAQDYYRKYAPICNVCEEPIIPRDGQDSYKIECIGRNFHENCYRCEKCRVLLSLEPTESGCYPLDGHILCKSCHLSWKDELS, encoded by the exons ATGGAGATCAGGAGTGAGGTCACCGAGGAGGCTTCCGTCCGAGGGCAGACACAG CAGAAGATGTCGGGGAAGAGGATGGTGTCATCGGTAACGATCACTCTTGCTCCGCCCTGGAGAGCAGAAATTTCACAAAAGGATCAAACAAACCACCAATCAGCAAGGTCAGAACCGAGGAGGACAGACTCGCCCCCCGCCACCCCGCCAGACCTGGAA CGCCCCCCCGAGGAGTCCTGGTCAGACCAGGAGGAGCTCCAGAATGGAG GTCTGCCGTCCTTCACTCCCACCTTCTTGGATGAAATCCCCCCAGAAGACGATTGTCTGAGCCCTGATCTcctgccacccccacccccaccaccagttCATACGAAGACCCCAATCCGCTTCCCGGAcccgtcccctcctcct ctcccccccccggaCTCCTTAAGTTTAGAGTTGGAGAAGCTGGAATTGGCCTTTCCATGTC CCATACAGAAGGCGGTGACACCTCCAGCGCCCGCTCCGGTGAAGCCGCAGTTTTTACCGACCACAACCCAgcagaggagagaagagccggtgccAGGGAAGCAGAACGGGTACAGCGGGAGGCCGGAGAGCTCAG AGACCTGCGCGTTCTGCCACAAGGCCATCCTCCCCACCGCCGCCGCCATCGAGGCCATGAAGAAGCAATACCACGCCAGCTGCTTCACCTGCCGCAAGTGTCACCGCCTCCTGGCCGGGCAGCTGTACTACCAGAAAGATGGACGGCCCATCTGTGAGCATTGCTATAAG GACACGCTGGAGAAATGCGCCACCTGCCAGACGCTGATCATGCAGCACATAGTGCGTGCCATGGGGAACAGCTACCACCCCGAGTGCTTCAGGTGTGTGGTGTGCCACCGGACGATCGCCGACGAGAGCTTCGCTGTGGACGAATACAACGACGTTCATTGTGCGCAGGATTATTACAG GAAATACGCCCCGATCTGTAATGTGTGCGAGGAGCCGATCATCCCCAGGGACGGGCAGGACTCCTATAAGATCGAATGTATTGGGCGCAACTTCCACGAGAATTGTTATCGCTGTGAG AAATGTCGGGTGCTCCTGTCCCTGGAGCCGACGGAGAGCGGCTGCTACCCCCTGGACGGCCACATCCTCTGCAAGTCGTGTCACCTGTCCTGGAAGGACGAGCTGTCCTAG